In a genomic window of Desulfobotulus mexicanus:
- a CDS encoding AAA family ATPase yields MTTNSGVQFTGAKRYVLDDELASIVNISMALEMPLLLKGEPGTGKTMLAHAIAESLGMPLTILNVKSSMKLIEALYQYDTLTRLNDSRFGDSSRNVSNIREYIRMGKIGQAFTADKRVVLLIDEIDKADTDFQDDMLDVLDQMQFDIIEVDETVQAKHRPVIIITSNAKKDLSDPFLGRCNFHHIAFPDPKMMRRIIDVHFPVIDKKLAESAIDTFYKLRELDGIEKRPATRELINWMRALDADPDFKAADLVKGQVPFLGVLFKKSPDYERVTRLVTRRRGL; encoded by the coding sequence ATGACGACAAATTCCGGTGTACAGTTTACCGGTGCCAAGCGCTATGTGCTGGATGATGAGCTGGCAAGTATTGTAAATATTTCCATGGCTCTGGAGATGCCTCTTCTGCTGAAGGGAGAGCCGGGAACGGGCAAGACCATGCTGGCCCATGCCATTGCGGAAAGCCTTGGAATGCCCCTTACCATCCTCAATGTGAAGTCCAGCATGAAGCTCATTGAGGCTTTGTACCAGTATGATACCCTGACCCGTCTCAATGACAGCCGTTTTGGTGATTCCAGCCGGAATGTGAGCAATATCAGGGAATATATCCGCATGGGCAAGATTGGTCAGGCCTTTACTGCGGATAAAAGGGTAGTGCTCCTCATTGATGAGATAGACAAGGCAGATACGGATTTTCAGGATGACATGCTGGATGTTCTGGACCAGATGCAGTTTGACATCATTGAAGTGGATGAGACGGTGCAGGCAAAGCACAGGCCTGTTATTATCATTACATCCAATGCTAAAAAGGATCTTTCCGATCCCTTCCTCGGCCGCTGTAATTTTCATCATATTGCCTTTCCCGACCCTAAAATGATGCGCAGAATTATTGATGTGCATTTTCCCGTTATTGATAAAAAACTGGCGGAAAGTGCCATTGATACCTTTTATAAGCTCAGGGAGCTGGATGGTATAGAAAAACGTCCTGCCACCCGTGAGCTGATCAACTGGATGCGTGCTCTGGATGCGGACCCGGATTTCAAGGCTGCGGATCTTGTGAAGGGGCAGGTGCCTTTTCTGGGGGTTCTGTTCAAAAAAAGCCCGGACTATGAGCGGGTCACCCGCCTTGTCACCCGTCGCCGGGGGCTGTGA
- a CDS encoding vWA domain-containing protein, with amino-acid sequence MFVAFFYLLKNIGIPVSPTAFLTLHRAMTMGLIRSLDDFYMASRSILIKSERYFDLFDQAFAHHFEGVELSVEEGFDMDEIARALLDEWLKDPKEIAKALGIDEKKLANLSPDELIEYFKERLKDQTERHDGGNRWIGTGGTSPVGHSGYHPEGMRVGGVSRNKSAVKVAGERRYKDYSASGPLTQSQVGEALKRLRNMVPEGPRDQVNIDATLRQTLKNGGEIEIQFDRSLRDRLKIMLFIDNGGWSMDPYVDVVQTLFDYARSQFKEVRTFFFHNTIYDTVWEDPSRYKKPVNLIDFARKDPETRLIFVGDASMAPYELMARNGAIHMQYRSGRPSVENLQFLAETFSRSVWLNPVNPRMWGYTATINLISQVFPMFPLSLDGLEEAVTVLMRKN; translated from the coding sequence ATGTTTGTTGCGTTTTTTTATCTCTTGAAAAATATCGGAATCCCCGTGAGTCCCACGGCTTTTCTGACCCTTCACAGGGCCATGACCATGGGGCTGATCCGTTCTCTGGATGATTTTTACATGGCTTCCCGGAGTATCCTCATAAAAAGTGAACGCTACTTTGATCTTTTTGATCAGGCCTTTGCCCATCATTTTGAAGGTGTGGAACTTTCCGTGGAAGAGGGCTTTGATATGGATGAAATCGCCAGAGCCCTGCTGGATGAATGGCTCAAGGATCCTAAGGAGATAGCTAAAGCCCTTGGAATTGATGAAAAAAAGCTTGCAAATCTTTCGCCGGATGAACTCATCGAATATTTCAAGGAAAGGCTGAAGGATCAGACGGAACGCCATGACGGGGGCAACCGCTGGATTGGTACAGGGGGAACATCGCCGGTGGGACATTCGGGGTATCATCCCGAAGGTATGCGTGTGGGTGGTGTTTCCCGGAACAAGTCTGCGGTGAAGGTGGCGGGTGAGCGCCGTTATAAGGATTATTCCGCCAGTGGTCCCCTGACCCAGTCCCAGGTGGGGGAAGCTTTGAAGCGGCTTCGGAACATGGTGCCCGAAGGGCCGAGGGATCAGGTGAATATCGATGCCACCCTGCGCCAGACCCTGAAGAACGGCGGTGAGATAGAGATTCAGTTTGACCGCAGCCTCAGGGACCGGCTTAAGATCATGCTCTTTATTGATAATGGCGGCTGGTCCATGGATCCTTACGTGGATGTGGTGCAGACCCTTTTTGATTATGCCAGATCCCAGTTCAAGGAGGTCCGCACCTTTTTTTTCCACAATACCATTTATGATACGGTCTGGGAGGATCCTTCCCGGTATAAAAAACCCGTCAACCTTATTGATTTTGCCAGAAAAGATCCGGAAACAAGGCTCATTTTTGTGGGTGATGCCAGCATGGCCCCCTATGAGCTGATGGCCAGAAACGGGGCCATCCACATGCAGTACCGCAGCGGCAGACCCAGCGTGGAAAATCTGCAGTTTCTTGCGGAAACCTTCTCCCGCAGTGTCTGGCTCAATCCTGTGAATCCACGCATGTGGGGGTATACGGCGACCATCAATCTTATCAGTCAGGTCTTTCCCATGTTTCCCCTTTCTCTGGATGGCCTTGAAGAAGCTGTGACGGTTCTGATGCGGAAAAACTAA
- a CDS encoding TatD family hydrolase, with the protein MRFFDSHCHIEDERAFGKDRDDMLRRARESGVLCMMIAGISLERSRAAVALSEANPGLFASVGIHPHDSESCNGSIISVLASLARNPKVRAWGECGLDFNRMHAPMDVQERWLEAQIDAALALKLPIIFHERDSRGKLLSMLRHMAPSGLSGVVHCFSGNLEEMKGYLDLGLHIGITGILTHKQRGEELRSMVRMLPDDGILIETDAPYLTPSPERNRHKRNEPAFVPTVLKTLAAIRRTSEEELAETVFQNTCELFRVKPDEIPDLKE; encoded by the coding sequence ATGCGTTTTTTTGACAGCCATTGCCATATAGAAGATGAAAGGGCCTTTGGAAAGGACAGGGATGACATGCTCCGGAGGGCCAGAGAGTCCGGAGTGCTGTGCATGATGATTGCAGGCATCAGCCTTGAAAGATCCAGAGCCGCCGTAGCCCTGAGCGAAGCCAACCCCGGGCTTTTTGCCAGCGTGGGTATCCACCCCCACGACAGCGAAAGCTGCAATGGCAGTATCATCAGCGTTCTGGCTTCCCTGGCCCGCAATCCCAAAGTCCGGGCCTGGGGAGAGTGCGGTCTGGACTTTAACCGCATGCATGCCCCCATGGATGTTCAGGAAAGATGGCTGGAAGCCCAGATTGATGCGGCACTGGCCCTGAAACTGCCCATTATTTTCCATGAAAGGGATTCCAGGGGCAAGCTTCTTTCCATGCTCAGACACATGGCTCCCTCCGGTCTTTCCGGAGTGGTTCACTGCTTTTCTGGAAATCTGGAAGAGATGAAAGGCTATCTGGACCTGGGGCTTCACATCGGCATTACGGGTATTCTTACCCACAAACAGAGGGGAGAAGAGCTGAGGAGCATGGTACGCATGCTTCCCGATGACGGCATCCTCATTGAAACCGATGCCCCCTACCTCACCCCGTCTCCGGAACGCAACCGGCACAAACGCAACGAACCCGCCTTTGTGCCGACGGTTCTGAAAACCCTTGCCGCCATAAGGAGAACCTCCGAAGAAGAACTGGCGGAAACGGTTTTTCAGAATACCTGCGAGCTTTTCCGGGTAAAACCCGATGAAATCCCTGATCTTAAAGAGTGA